From Deltaproteobacteria bacterium, one genomic window encodes:
- the rplP gene encoding 50S ribosomal protein L16, with amino-acid sequence MLAPKKTKYRKQQKGRMKGRAWAGTELNFGDFGMQALEGGWITSRQIEAARIAMTRFIKRTGRIWIRIFPDKPIVKKPAETRMGKGKGNVEGWVAVVKSGHILYEMEGVAEERAREAFRLASHKLPIATRFVAREEA; translated from the coding sequence ATGCTAGCGCCTAAAAAGACCAAATACCGTAAACAACAGAAGGGAAGGATGAAAGGTAGGGCCTGGGCAGGGACAGAGCTCAACTTTGGCGACTTCGGCATGCAGGCCCTGGAGGGCGGGTGGATAACCAGCCGCCAGATAGAGGCGGCCCGTATTGCCATGACCCGCTTCATAAAGAGAACGGGGAGGATCTGGATCCGCATCTTCCCTGATAAGCCCATCGTCAAGAAACCGGCCGAGACCAGGATGGGGAAGGGGAAGGGGAACGTAGAGGGATGGGTGGCCGTTGTGAAATCAGGCCACATCCTATACGAGATGGAGGGCGTCGCTGAAGAGAGGGCAAGGGAAGCCTTTAGGCTTGCATCGCATAAACTCCCCATCGCCACCAGGTTTGTGGCCCGGGAGGAGGCATGA
- the rpsC gene encoding 30S ribosomal protein S3, whose amino-acid sequence MGQKVHPIGFRLGTIKGWSSKWFAEKNYATLLREDLTIRGYIKTKLYHAGVSKVEIERVANKASKTKVNIYTARPGIIIGKKGTEVENSKNELQALTKKEVIINIKEIRKAEIDAQLVAENVAFQLERRVAFRRAMRRSVTSALKLGAQGIKIACAGRLGGREMARREWYREGRVPLHTIRADIDYGFAEAKTTYGVIGVKVWIFKGEVLSPREVTTS is encoded by the coding sequence TTGGGGCAAAAGGTCCATCCCATTGGGTTTAGATTGGGAACCATTAAAGGTTGGAGTTCCAAATGGTTCGCGGAAAAGAATTACGCCACCTTATTGCGTGAAGACCTGACCATCAGGGGTTACATCAAGACCAAGCTCTACCATGCAGGGGTCTCCAAGGTGGAGATAGAAAGAGTTGCAAACAAAGCGAGTAAGACAAAGGTAAATATCTATACCGCTAGGCCGGGGATCATCATCGGCAAAAAGGGAACGGAGGTGGAGAATTCAAAAAACGAGCTCCAAGCCTTGACGAAAAAGGAAGTCATCATCAATATCAAGGAGATCAGAAAGGCCGAGATAGACGCCCAACTGGTGGCAGAGAACGTGGCATTCCAGTTAGAGAGGAGGGTGGCCTTCAGGAGGGCGATGAGGCGTAGTGTTACCTCTGCACTAAAATTGGGGGCGCAGGGGATAAAGATCGCCTGTGCGGGGAGATTGGGAGGAAGGGAGATGGCCCGCCGGGAGTGGTACAGAGAGGGGAGAGTCCCTTTGCATACCATTCGTGCGGACATTGACTACGGATTTGCCGAGGCCAAGACCACCTACGGGGTGATAGGGGTAAAGGTCTGGATATTTAAAGGAGAGGTGCTATCCCCTCGAGAGGTTACTACCTCTTAA
- the rplV gene encoding 50S ribosomal protein L22, translated as MEVTAKVRYVRTSPRKTRLVADLVRGKKVEEALNILAFTNKAFAKKLTKLINSAVANAQHNTNMDVDALWIKRIYVDGGPTLKRYMPRAMGRATMIRKRTSHITVVLDEK; from the coding sequence ATGGAGGTCACGGCTAAAGTAAGATATGTAAGGACATCCCCTCGGAAGACCAGGTTGGTGGCAGATCTGGTTAGGGGTAAAAAGGTGGAGGAGGCCTTGAACATATTGGCCTTTACCAATAAGGCCTTTGCAAAGAAACTGACCAAGCTGATCAACTCCGCCGTGGCCAACGCCCAGCATAATACCAACATGGATGTAGACGCCCTCTGGATCAAGAGGATCTATGTAGATGGTGGTCCTACACTTAAGAGATATATGCCCAGGGCTATGGGCAGGGCCACCATGATCAGAAAGAGGACCAGTCATATAACGGTGGTCTTGGATGAGAAATAA
- the rpsS gene encoding 30S ribosomal protein S19: MARSLKKGPYVEPSLLRKILKTKEGRSDKVIKTWSRRSTITPELVGLTIAVHNGKKFIPVFITEEMVGYKLGEFAPTRTFYGHAGDKKTRVKGKR; encoded by the coding sequence GTGGCACGTTCTCTAAAGAAAGGGCCATATGTCGAACCCAGCCTTTTAAGGAAGATCCTGAAGACCAAAGAGGGCAGGAGCGACAAGGTGATCAAGACCTGGTCGCGCAGGTCCACCATCACCCCTGAATTGGTGGGGTTGACCATAGCGGTCCATAACGGAAAAAAATTCATCCCCGTCTTCATCACCGAGGAGATGGTGGGCTATAAGCTAGGTGAGTTTGCACCTACCCGTACCTTTTACGGCCATGCCGGGGATAAGAAGACCAGGGTCAAGGGCAAGAGATAG
- the rplB gene encoding 50S ribosomal protein L2, which yields MSVRKYQPTSPGRRFQMVSAFEEITRVEPERSLLRPLKKSGGRNCYGRMTTRHRGGGRKRMYRVIDFVRRDKTGVSAKVAGIEYDPNRSARIALLYYADGEKRYILAPLDLKVGDEVTTGEDVDINPGNALPLKNIPLGTLIHNVELKIGKGGQLIRSAGGYGQIMAKEGKYAHIRLPSGEVRLVHQECYATIGQVSNIDHENISLGKAGRSRWLGKRPHVRGVAMNPVDHPLGGGEGKSSGGRHPVSPWGLPTKGYKTRRNKTTDKYIIKRRK from the coding sequence ATGAGCGTCAGAAAATATCAACCTACATCCCCGGGTAGGAGGTTTCAGATGGTCTCCGCCTTTGAGGAGATCACCCGTGTTGAACCAGAGCGCAGCCTCTTGCGCCCTTTAAAAAAGAGTGGTGGGAGAAACTGTTACGGGAGAATGACCACCAGGCACAGAGGGGGTGGGCGCAAGAGGATGTACCGGGTGATCGACTTCGTGAGGAGGGACAAGACTGGGGTCTCAGCCAAGGTGGCAGGGATCGAGTATGACCCAAACCGCTCCGCCAGAATCGCCCTATTGTACTATGCCGATGGTGAAAAGAGATATATCCTCGCCCCCCTAGATCTAAAGGTGGGTGATGAGGTCACAACAGGGGAGGATGTAGACATCAATCCCGGAAACGCCCTCCCCCTGAAAAATATTCCTTTGGGTACCCTCATCCACAATGTGGAGTTGAAGATAGGAAAAGGGGGGCAGCTAATCAGGAGTGCGGGAGGATATGGACAGATTATGGCAAAAGAGGGGAAGTATGCCCACATAAGGCTCCCCTCGGGGGAAGTAAGGCTTGTACATCAAGAATGCTACGCCACCATCGGACAGGTAAGCAACATAGATCATGAAAACATCTCACTTGGAAAGGCGGGCAGGTCCAGATGGCTGGGGAAGCGCCCCCATGTGAGGGGTGTAGCCATGAACCCTGTAGACCACCCCCTAGGCGGGGGGGAAGGAAAGAGCTCTGGGGGGAGGCACCCCGTAAGCCCTTGGGGGCTTCCCACCAAGGGGTATAAGACCAGGAGAAATAAGACTACCGATAAATACATCATTAAAAGGAGAAAATGA
- the rplW gene encoding 50S ribosomal protein L23, translated as MRDTYRVIKRPLITEKANILKDEENKVAFIVDREANKLEIKEAVERLFKVKVLKVNVSTMKGKPRRIGRSIGKRPDWKKAVVTLKPENRIDFFEGT; from the coding sequence ATGAGGGATACCTATCGGGTAATCAAGAGGCCCCTGATCACTGAGAAGGCGAATATCCTCAAGGATGAGGAGAACAAGGTCGCCTTCATCGTGGATAGAGAGGCAAACAAGCTGGAGATAAAAGAGGCGGTAGAGCGCCTTTTTAAGGTGAAGGTTTTAAAAGTAAACGTCTCCACTATGAAAGGGAAACCCAGAAGGATTGGACGCAGCATCGGAAAGCGGCCCGATTGGAAAAAGGCGGTGGTCACCCTGAAACCTGAGAACCGCATTGACTTCTTTGAGGGAACTTAA
- the rplD gene encoding 50S ribosomal protein L4 — protein sequence MATCEVYNLAKEKVGKLKLKDHIFKAPIKRHLFYEVVKWQLAKRRQGTASTKNRSAKRGGGRKPWRQKGTGRARVGTIRSPLWRGGGVVFGPHPKDYSYPLPKKVRRAALRSALSLRYQEGKFTLLEDLSPPEIKTKAFVNIMEDLGIKNALIVTDGENLNLERSAKNVPWVKVLRCEGLNVFDILKYEHLIILKPAIERIEEKLKG from the coding sequence ATGGCTACCTGCGAGGTCTACAATCTAGCAAAGGAGAAGGTGGGGAAACTGAAGTTAAAAGACCACATCTTTAAGGCCCCGATCAAGCGCCATCTCTTCTATGAGGTGGTCAAGTGGCAATTGGCCAAGAGGCGTCAAGGGACCGCCTCTACCAAGAATCGCTCGGCGAAGAGAGGTGGGGGACGGAAGCCCTGGAGACAGAAGGGAACGGGAAGGGCGCGAGTTGGGACCATCAGGTCTCCCTTGTGGCGGGGGGGTGGTGTTGTCTTCGGCCCCCACCCCAAGGACTACAGCTACCCCCTCCCCAAAAAGGTCCGCCGAGCTGCCCTACGCTCAGCCTTAAGCCTCCGCTACCAAGAGGGCAAATTCACCCTCCTCGAGGACCTTTCTCCCCCCGAGATAAAGACCAAGGCCTTTGTAAACATAATGGAGGACTTGGGGATCAAAAACGCCTTGATCGTGACCGATGGGGAGAATCTCAATTTGGAGAGGTCCGCCAAAAACGTACCCTGGGTCAAGGTCTTAAGATGTGAGGGGCTCAATGTATTTGATATTCTCAAATACGAACATCTGATCATCCTGAAGCCGGCCATCGAGAGGATTGAGGAGAAGCTGAAGGGATGA
- the rplC gene encoding 50S ribosomal protein L3: MLRGIIGQKLGITQVFTENGTVVPVTVIEAGPCAVVQIKTREKEGYNALQLGFMEKRPQRVNRPLSGHFQKSGKGPFYALKEFRVDEVGEYKLGQEITLDVFKVGDFVDVTGTSKGRGFTGVMKRHGFSGAPGSHGTHEHFRHGGAIGAAATPSKTFRGKKMPGHFGNSRITIQNLKIVDLKPGRNLLLVKGAVPGSANSIVVIREAKKKGVKKEEQGAAEKG, encoded by the coding sequence ATGCTAAGGGGTATCATCGGACAAAAGTTGGGGATAACGCAGGTCTTCACCGAAAATGGCACTGTCGTGCCTGTAACTGTCATAGAGGCAGGCCCCTGTGCTGTCGTCCAGATCAAGACTAGGGAAAAAGAGGGGTATAACGCCCTCCAGCTTGGCTTCATGGAGAAAAGACCTCAAAGAGTCAATCGCCCCTTATCAGGGCATTTTCAAAAGAGTGGCAAGGGTCCTTTTTATGCCCTAAAGGAGTTCCGGGTGGACGAGGTAGGGGAATATAAATTGGGGCAGGAGATAACCCTTGATGTCTTTAAGGTAGGTGATTTCGTCGATGTGACCGGTACCAGCAAAGGGAGGGGCTTTACCGGGGTTATGAAGCGGCACGGCTTCAGCGGTGCCCCTGGCTCCCATGGGACCCATGAACACTTTAGGCATGGCGGTGCCATCGGTGCCGCAGCTACCCCGTCCAAGACCTTTAGGGGAAAAAAGATGCCTGGACACTTCGGCAACAGTAGGATTACCATACAAAATCTAAAGATCGTAGATTTAAAACCGGGGAGAAACCTCCTCTTGGTAAAAGGGGCCGTCCCTGGCTCGGCCAACTCCATTGTGGTCATCAGGGAGGCCAAAAAGAAGGGGGTTAAGAAAGAAGAACAAGGGGCAGCCGAAAAGGGCTAA